A stretch of the Polluticoccus soli genome encodes the following:
- a CDS encoding sigma-70 family RNA polymerase sigma factor: protein MRQLKIATQITNRDSQAVEKYLQEISKISMITPEEETTLAQKIHMGDQRALEKLVKANLRFVVSVAKQYQHQGLSLSDLINEGNLGLIKAAQRFDETKGFKFISYAVWWIRQSILQALAEQGRLVRLPQNKIGTYNKANKAYIAFEQENEREPSTEELAEILDMSETEITNIFTSNTRHTSLDAPVHEAEDVAMGDLLEGANDTDDDVMKDSLRNEIRRILKSLSVREAEILAAYFGLEGDNGPTIEEIGEKYDLTKERIRQIKERAIKRLQKARYSNALKVYLG, encoded by the coding sequence ATGAGGCAGCTTAAAATTGCCACCCAGATCACCAACCGTGACTCCCAGGCCGTTGAAAAATACCTGCAGGAGATCAGCAAAATCTCAATGATCACCCCGGAAGAGGAAACCACGCTTGCCCAGAAAATACACATGGGCGACCAGCGTGCGTTGGAGAAATTGGTTAAAGCCAACCTCCGTTTCGTGGTATCTGTTGCTAAACAATACCAACACCAGGGTTTGTCGCTGAGTGACCTGATCAACGAGGGTAACCTCGGCCTGATCAAAGCTGCCCAGCGTTTCGATGAGACCAAAGGTTTTAAATTCATTTCGTACGCTGTATGGTGGATTCGTCAGTCGATACTACAGGCTTTAGCTGAGCAAGGCCGCCTGGTACGTCTGCCTCAGAACAAGATCGGTACGTACAACAAAGCTAATAAAGCATATATCGCTTTCGAACAGGAGAATGAGCGCGAACCGTCGACAGAAGAACTGGCAGAGATCCTCGACATGAGCGAAACTGAGATCACTAACATCTTCACAAGCAATACCCGTCACACATCGCTTGATGCACCTGTGCACGAAGCTGAGGACGTGGCTATGGGTGACTTGCTGGAAGGCGCTAACGATACTGATGACGACGTGATGAAGGATTCTTTGCGCAACGAGATCCGTCGCATCCTGAAATCGCTGAGTGTTCGTGAAGCTGAGATCCTGGCTGCTTATTTCGGACTGGAAGGCGACAATGGCCCGACCATCGAAGAAATTGGCGAAAAATACGACCTTACTAAAGAGCGTATCCGCCAGATCAAAGAGCGCGCTATTAAACGCCTGCAAAAGGCACGCTATAGCAATGCGCTGAAAGTTTACTTAGGTTAA
- a CDS encoding acyl-CoA dehydrogenase family protein translates to MQKDLYQHPDYFLVDELLTDEHKLIRDSVRAYVKKEISPIIEDYAQKAEFPSQIIKGMGELGCFGPFVPQEYGGAGLDYISYGIMMQELERGDSGVRSTASVQGSLVMFPIYKFGSEEQKKKYLPKLATGEWMGCFGLTEPNHGSDPSSMLTNFKDAGDHVILNGSKMWISNAPFAQVAIVWAKDEAGEIHGLIVERGMEGFSTPETHGKWSLRASATGELVFDNVKVPKENILPGVKGLKGPLSCLSSARYGIAWGALGCAMDCYDTALRYSKQRVQFGKPIAAFQLTQKKLAEMITEITKTQLLNWRLGVLRDEDRATPAQISMAKRNSVDIALKVSREARQILGGMGITGEFSIMRHMMNLESVVTYEGTHDIHLLITGMDVTGINAFK, encoded by the coding sequence ATGCAAAAAGACCTGTACCAACATCCCGACTACTTCCTGGTAGATGAACTTTTGACAGACGAGCATAAGCTGATACGCGATTCTGTTCGCGCCTATGTTAAGAAGGAGATATCTCCCATTATTGAAGATTATGCCCAAAAAGCAGAATTCCCCAGCCAGATCATCAAAGGCATGGGCGAACTGGGCTGCTTCGGCCCCTTCGTTCCGCAGGAATATGGCGGCGCCGGGCTGGACTATATATCTTATGGTATCATGATGCAGGAGTTGGAACGTGGAGATTCGGGTGTAAGGTCTACGGCTTCTGTACAGGGTTCATTGGTCATGTTCCCCATTTATAAATTCGGTAGCGAAGAGCAAAAGAAGAAATACCTGCCAAAACTCGCTACAGGCGAGTGGATGGGTTGCTTCGGTTTAACAGAGCCTAACCACGGTTCTGACCCATCAAGCATGCTGACCAACTTTAAAGATGCAGGCGACCATGTGATCCTGAACGGTTCAAAAATGTGGATCTCTAACGCACCTTTTGCACAGGTGGCTATCGTATGGGCAAAGGACGAAGCAGGTGAAATTCATGGCCTTATAGTAGAGCGCGGCATGGAAGGCTTCTCAACTCCGGAAACTCATGGCAAATGGTCGCTGCGTGCTTCTGCAACCGGTGAGCTGGTATTTGACAACGTAAAAGTTCCGAAAGAAAACATCCTACCGGGTGTTAAAGGACTGAAAGGACCTTTGAGCTGCCTGTCGAGCGCCCGCTATGGCATCGCATGGGGCGCTTTGGGTTGCGCTATGGATTGCTACGATACTGCACTGCGTTATTCTAAACAGCGCGTTCAGTTTGGCAAACCTATCGCTGCTTTCCAGCTTACGCAGAAGAAACTGGCCGAAATGATCACCGAGATAACTAAGACTCAATTACTTAACTGGCGCCTCGGCGTTCTGCGCGACGAGGACCGTGCTACACCTGCCCAGATATCTATGGCTAAACGTAACAGTGTTGATATCGCCCTGAAAGTATCGCGCGAAGCCCGCCAGATACTGGGTGGAATGGGTATCACAGGCGAGTTCAGCATCATGCGCCACATGATGAACCTGGAATCGGTTGTTACCTATGAGGGTACGCACGACATTCACCTGCTTATAACGGGTATGGATGTGACTGGAATCAATGCTTTTAAATAA
- the dnaB gene encoding replicative DNA helicase, giving the protein MAVNIKKDFGNTRSRKPDITSLVYGKVPPQAPELEEAVLGAVMLEKDKLAEVLEIIQSEDCFYVDAHQKIYASIRRLFDKGMPVDLLTVTEELRRSSELEIVGGAYYLTRLTMSVVSSAHVEAHARIVMEKFIQRELIRISGSVISDAYEDSTDVFDLLDKAESNLYEITDKHLRKNFKSLKEVLVNTVQEIEEAKNKKESVTGVPTGYTHLDRVTSGWQKNALIIVAARPAVGKTAFCLNLAMNAAMNSDKPFPVAFFSLEMGAGELVKRMLACQTEIGMDAITKGRMQEHEFVQMTQRMNKLASAPIFLDDQAALNIFELRAKARRLKQKYDIKMIIIDYLQLMQASINGGGNREQEISKISRDLKSLAKELEIPIIALSQLNRSVESRKESKVPQLSDLRESGAIEQDADMVMFLYRPEYYGINNDEMGQPIEGETHVHIAKNRSGSTDTVKVRFIKEYQKFVDLPDDDFGSFGGGGGFGPFAGGGGGNSSFDRASGGGGGGFKPQNENPAAGIRGRQPDTSDFGGSKMFIPGGFQTMPSKANDYNFDDDDMPAPFKQKPNPGQMDEDAPF; this is encoded by the coding sequence ATGGCAGTAAATATTAAGAAGGATTTCGGCAACACCCGCAGCCGAAAACCCGATATCACTTCACTGGTTTACGGTAAAGTGCCTCCACAGGCCCCCGAACTGGAAGAAGCGGTATTGGGTGCGGTGATGTTGGAGAAGGATAAACTAGCAGAAGTATTAGAGATCATTCAGAGCGAGGACTGTTTTTATGTAGATGCCCACCAAAAGATTTATGCATCGATACGACGGCTATTCGACAAGGGTATGCCTGTCGATTTGCTGACGGTAACCGAAGAGCTTCGCCGCAGCAGTGAATTGGAGATCGTTGGTGGCGCTTATTATCTTACCCGCCTCACAATGAGCGTGGTATCGAGCGCGCACGTAGAAGCGCACGCCCGTATCGTGATGGAGAAATTCATCCAGCGCGAGCTTATCCGCATATCGGGCAGCGTGATCAGCGATGCCTATGAGGATAGCACAGATGTGTTTGACCTGCTGGACAAAGCAGAATCGAACCTGTACGAAATAACTGATAAACACCTACGTAAGAACTTTAAAAGCCTGAAAGAGGTGTTGGTGAATACGGTACAGGAGATAGAGGAAGCCAAGAATAAGAAAGAGAGCGTAACTGGCGTACCGACAGGCTATACCCACCTTGACAGGGTTACCTCGGGCTGGCAAAAGAATGCGCTCATCATCGTGGCTGCCCGTCCTGCGGTTGGTAAAACGGCGTTCTGTCTTAACCTGGCAATGAATGCGGCTATGAACTCTGATAAACCTTTCCCGGTAGCCTTCTTCTCGCTTGAGATGGGCGCGGGAGAGCTTGTAAAGCGTATGCTGGCCTGCCAGACGGAGATAGGCATGGATGCCATCACTAAAGGCCGTATGCAGGAGCATGAGTTTGTGCAGATGACCCAACGTATGAATAAGCTGGCCAGCGCCCCAATTTTCCTCGACGATCAAGCTGCACTGAATATATTTGAGCTTAGGGCCAAAGCACGCAGGCTGAAGCAGAAGTACGACATCAAGATGATCATCATTGACTACCTGCAGTTGATGCAGGCTAGTATTAATGGTGGTGGTAACCGAGAGCAGGAGATATCAAAGATCTCACGCGATCTTAAATCGCTAGCTAAAGAGCTGGAAATACCTATTATCGCACTATCTCAGTTGAACCGTTCGGTTGAGAGCCGTAAGGAGTCGAAAGTACCTCAACTGAGTGACCTTAGGGAATCGGGAGCGATAGAGCAGGATGCGGATATGGTTATGTTCCTATACCGCCCTGAGTATTATGGCATCAACAATGATGAAATGGGCCAGCCTATAGAGGGTGAAACACACGTGCACATAGCCAAAAACCGTAGTGGTAGTACCGATACGGTGAAGGTGCGTTTTATAAAAGAATACCAGAAGTTTGTTGACCTGCCGGATGATGATTTCGGCAGCTTCGGCGGCGGTGGCGGATTTGGTCCTTTTGCTGGCGGCGGTGGCGGAAACAGCAGCTTCGACCGTGCTTCAGGTGGCGGTGGTGGCGGCTTCAAACCCCAAAACGAAAATCCTGCAGCAGGTATACGTGGCAGGCAACCTGATACGAGCGATTTCGGCGGTAGCAAGATGTTCATACCGGGCGGCTTCCAGACAATGCCGTCAAAGGCCAACGATTACAATTTTGACGACGATGATATGCCTGCTCCATTCAAGCAAAAGCCCAATCCGGGCCAGATGGACGAGGATGCACCGTTTTAA
- the pheT gene encoding phenylalanine--tRNA ligase subunit beta yields MVISYQWLLSYLPKPLPAGELGAILTSIGLEVEAIEPVEAVKGSLAGLVIGEVLTAEKHPNADKLKVTTVNIGGETPLKIVCGAPNVAAGQRVIVAPIGTTVHPTEGESFLIKKAKIRGEESEGMICADDEIGLGMDHAGIKILPEDAPIGTLAATYFNISEPDHAIHIGLTANRSDAMSHIGVAGDVCAYLSHHAGSRHSVQLPEIKLPAKSDNLDINVTIEALEACPRYMGLSLTNVKVGQSPEWLQQRLKTIGVRSINNVVDITNFVLHEYGQPLHAFDAAAVKGNKVIVKFMPEGSKFTTLDEKERTLQGNDLMICNESEGMCIAGVFGGLHSGVTDNTTSIFLESAYFDAKHIRRTSMHHGLRTDAATHFEKGVDINNVEPALKRAAALMVEICGAKIASEVVDVYVNKIQPVTVDVTYEYINKLSGKEYSAATVKNILTELGFTMQNEAEKGFTVQVPTNKTDVTQQADVVEEILRIDGLDNVQIPDRLSMSLARPMANDRRDREKIANMLSASGFNEIVTNSIVNSKFYPEREDLVRMLNSLSSELDVMRPSMLESGLEVLQYNYNRKNQDLALYEFGTVYRQENGKYIEDAQLALWVTGNMQQAAWNAKPARADMFYVKGVIDKMAALSGVNNLSLHYTEGADTRVEWKYKNQVVATATQVPAKKLDNFDIKQDVYFIVVNWAQWLKAAASSKIKYQEVPKFPVVQRDLAIVLDKAVSYQQVQQVTEQLKLQGLLQFGLFDVFESEKLGAGKKSYALSYTFQLQDRTLTDTEIEQLMQQLTNAYKTKLQAQIRE; encoded by the coding sequence ATGGTTATTTCTTATCAATGGTTGCTCAGCTACCTGCCCAAACCCCTTCCGGCAGGCGAATTGGGCGCTATTTTGACATCAATAGGACTGGAAGTAGAAGCGATCGAACCCGTTGAAGCAGTGAAAGGAAGCCTTGCAGGACTGGTAATAGGTGAAGTATTGACGGCTGAAAAACACCCTAATGCAGACAAACTTAAAGTAACAACTGTAAATATAGGCGGCGAAACTCCGCTGAAAATAGTGTGCGGCGCACCAAACGTAGCTGCAGGGCAGCGGGTTATCGTAGCTCCGATCGGCACTACGGTTCACCCGACAGAAGGTGAGTCTTTCCTGATAAAAAAGGCGAAAATACGTGGCGAAGAGAGCGAAGGCATGATCTGCGCCGACGACGAGATAGGCCTGGGCATGGACCACGCTGGTATCAAAATATTGCCGGAAGACGCGCCTATAGGCACTTTGGCTGCTACTTATTTCAATATTTCTGAGCCAGATCACGCGATTCATATCGGCCTCACAGCCAATCGATCTGATGCCATGAGCCACATCGGCGTAGCCGGCGATGTATGTGCGTATCTGTCGCATCACGCTGGCAGCAGGCATTCTGTGCAATTGCCTGAAATTAAGCTACCTGCAAAGAGTGATAATCTTGACATCAACGTTACAATAGAAGCACTAGAAGCTTGTCCACGTTATATGGGACTGTCGCTCACCAATGTGAAAGTTGGACAGTCCCCAGAATGGCTCCAGCAGCGTCTGAAGACCATTGGCGTGCGCTCGATCAATAACGTTGTGGACATTACGAATTTCGTTTTGCACGAATATGGGCAACCTCTACATGCATTTGATGCAGCTGCTGTAAAAGGCAACAAAGTAATAGTGAAGTTCATGCCCGAAGGCAGCAAGTTCACGACGCTTGATGAAAAAGAACGTACGCTGCAGGGCAATGACCTGATGATCTGCAACGAATCTGAAGGCATGTGTATAGCAGGTGTGTTCGGTGGTTTGCACAGCGGTGTAACTGATAACACTACCAGCATATTCCTTGAAAGTGCCTATTTCGACGCTAAACATATTCGCCGCACTTCGATGCACCACGGCCTGCGTACCGATGCAGCTACGCATTTTGAGAAAGGAGTGGACATCAACAATGTAGAACCCGCTTTAAAGCGTGCTGCCGCTTTAATGGTAGAAATATGTGGCGCTAAGATCGCTTCAGAGGTTGTTGATGTTTACGTCAATAAAATACAACCAGTAACTGTTGATGTCACTTACGAATACATTAACAAGTTGAGTGGCAAAGAATACAGCGCAGCTACGGTAAAGAACATTCTGACGGAGCTTGGTTTCACCATGCAGAACGAAGCCGAAAAAGGCTTCACCGTGCAAGTGCCAACCAACAAAACAGATGTAACACAACAGGCTGACGTTGTAGAAGAGATCCTTCGAATTGATGGCCTGGACAATGTGCAGATACCCGATAGACTGAGCATGTCACTGGCACGCCCGATGGCCAACGATCGCCGTGACCGCGAAAAGATAGCTAACATGCTCTCAGCTTCAGGTTTCAATGAGATCGTGACGAACTCTATAGTCAACAGCAAATTCTATCCAGAGCGCGAAGACCTGGTTCGCATGCTCAATAGTCTTAGTAGCGAATTGGATGTGATGCGTCCATCGATGTTGGAAAGCGGACTGGAAGTGCTGCAATACAACTACAACCGCAAAAACCAGGACCTTGCTTTATACGAGTTCGGAACCGTATACAGGCAGGAAAATGGCAAATACATTGAAGACGCGCAGCTGGCTTTGTGGGTAACAGGCAACATGCAGCAGGCTGCATGGAATGCAAAACCTGCAAGGGCCGACATGTTCTATGTTAAAGGTGTGATCGATAAAATGGCAGCTCTGAGCGGAGTAAACAATTTGTCTTTGCATTACACCGAAGGCGCTGATACACGTGTAGAATGGAAATATAAAAACCAGGTAGTTGCAACAGCAACACAGGTTCCTGCCAAAAAGCTGGACAACTTTGACATCAAGCAAGACGTATACTTTATAGTTGTCAACTGGGCGCAATGGCTGAAAGCTGCTGCCAGCAGCAAGATAAAATACCAGGAAGTTCCTAAGTTCCCGGTAGTACAGCGCGACCTGGCCATAGTACTGGATAAAGCTGTGAGTTACCAGCAGGTACAGCAGGTTACAGAACAACTAAAGCTGCAAGGTCTGCTACAGTTCGGCCTGTTCGACGTATTTGAAAGTGAAAAGCTGGGCGCCGGTAAGAAATCTTACGCACTCAGTTATACCTTCCAGCTGCAAGACCGTACTTTGACAGATACTGAGATAGAACAGTTGATGCAGCAGCTGACCAATGCGTATAAAACTAAACTGCAGGCCCAAATTCGCGAGTAA
- a CDS encoding DUF6452 family protein: protein MIKPGQILLLILILSVVFVACEQERDPCLQPRTVSTRILFQKALESDTGVIVSDSALPNAIVGVPDSPGRLIIGQTGKRLTLLPIVLSPHADSTRIYIIPDSAKTGPFDVDTVTFYYQRRLAFISTACGYTYHYFLNGLRTTNNNIDSAIITTPDVNDNVNIRHVKIYY, encoded by the coding sequence ATGATTAAGCCCGGACAAATTTTATTGCTGATACTGATACTATCGGTTGTTTTCGTGGCGTGCGAGCAGGAGCGTGATCCATGTTTGCAGCCGCGCACTGTATCGACGCGCATCCTATTCCAAAAAGCCTTGGAATCAGACACCGGCGTCATCGTAAGCGATTCTGCTTTGCCGAATGCCATTGTCGGCGTGCCAGATTCTCCGGGGAGGTTGATAATTGGTCAGACTGGGAAAAGGCTGACATTATTACCCATAGTGCTTTCTCCTCATGCCGACAGTACCAGGATCTATATAATTCCTGATTCTGCAAAGACAGGACCATTCGATGTTGATACGGTAACGTTCTACTACCAAAGGCGCCTGGCTTTCATCTCCACAGCCTGTGGTTATACGTATCACTATTTCCTTAACGGTTTACGAACAACGAACAACAATATTGACTCGGCCATCATTACAACGCCCGACGTAAACGACAACGTAAATATCAGGCATGTTAAGATCTATTATTAG
- a CDS encoding DUF6048 family protein encodes MLRSIISILLLLLSFVATAQDDDDSTDQVRVTDSFSQVRFGVDIAKPIMYSFSGDRKSIELEADYFWKKEMYFAADGGWGTSRWSDTSLSVSSSNVFLKAGINKSMLSRVLPNDFDMAFIGFRYGIAFIDRGDALYRTRDAFWGETIGTIPGKNMTAHWFEAVAGTKLEIFNGIFAGWTARAKFLLNKTAFRTLPPSYVSGYGAGDKNTIFDFNFYISYAMRWRRGLKSPAINVAPAE; translated from the coding sequence ATGTTAAGATCTATTATTAGCATATTGCTTTTGCTATTATCGTTTGTGGCAACTGCGCAAGACGATGACGACAGCACCGACCAGGTGAGGGTTACCGACTCTTTCAGCCAGGTGCGGTTCGGCGTCGATATCGCTAAGCCTATCATGTACTCGTTTTCCGGTGACCGTAAGAGTATTGAATTGGAGGCAGACTATTTCTGGAAAAAAGAAATGTACTTTGCTGCAGACGGAGGATGGGGCACTTCCAGGTGGAGTGATACCTCGCTTAGCGTATCGTCCAGCAATGTCTTTTTAAAGGCAGGCATTAACAAGAGCATGTTGAGCAGGGTGCTTCCCAACGACTTCGATATGGCGTTTATTGGCTTTCGCTATGGCATCGCCTTTATCGATAGGGGAGATGCTTTATATCGTACACGCGACGCCTTCTGGGGAGAAACTATAGGCACGATTCCCGGCAAGAACATGACAGCACATTGGTTTGAGGCAGTAGCAGGAACAAAACTGGAGATCTTCAATGGCATCTTCGCAGGCTGGACCGCTCGTGCCAAATTCCTGCTCAATAAAACAGCATTTAGAACATTACCCCCGTCGTACGTCTCGGGCTATGGAGCGGGAGATAAGAATACAATATTCGACTTCAACTTTTACATCAGCTATGCTATGCGCTGGCGTCGCGGTCTAAAGAGTCCCGCTATTAACGTTGCTCCTGCGGAGTAA
- a CDS encoding DUF58 domain-containing protein: MNWKEIRWRIRYGLQYVPFTFNTLLCLVAAFAAYKLLYQPTPKEDPAPFRPFIILMGKMAFWFIVVLVGVSILSTIASWLHYVWLKRHKHYQLQVDFTTETKNGKKNKLYLNALLQGVHRPILGFIKGRLFYDGRQLTDKFSLLSNKRKENTIWRAAITGRSRMALPDVKEYQLKGGFIYFEDMLHIFSLAVAQPVSGHFYQPPVLAQDDDRDVFPRKTETLDVRIDQLRRVEGEYLNYKDFESGDDVRRIVWKVYAKNRELVVRIPEMFEPYASHLYFYASFHASVKTQWLNEGYFREMLNYYKNCVWTVYDTLAKKEWELKYVPDQSFNVPEHLSRDERAARIISNSNWHADKSVLQYFNAKQGTVLVISSLTDPDELANTLEQCDAGTVVYFVKLSKVFRHFVAWNWIKRLIFLPPKDRLNKLRGRWVFSPIRLQIQKREKAIEELLRRSNVNSGTL, from the coding sequence ATGAACTGGAAAGAGATCAGATGGCGCATCAGGTACGGGCTGCAATATGTTCCCTTCACCTTCAATACGCTGCTTTGCCTGGTGGCTGCTTTTGCTGCCTATAAACTGTTATACCAACCTACCCCTAAAGAAGATCCTGCTCCCTTCCGGCCTTTTATCATCCTGATGGGAAAAATGGCTTTTTGGTTCATTGTGGTGTTGGTGGGTGTGTCCATTCTGAGTACAATAGCCAGCTGGCTGCATTACGTGTGGTTGAAGCGGCATAAACACTACCAGTTACAAGTAGATTTCACCACCGAGACAAAGAATGGCAAGAAGAATAAACTGTACCTGAACGCACTGCTGCAGGGAGTACATCGGCCGATATTGGGTTTTATAAAAGGAAGGTTGTTCTATGACGGCAGGCAGCTTACAGATAAATTCAGCCTGCTTTCTAACAAGCGAAAAGAGAACACCATCTGGCGTGCTGCAATTACAGGTCGTAGCAGAATGGCTTTGCCTGATGTTAAGGAATATCAATTGAAGGGCGGTTTTATCTACTTTGAAGACATGCTGCACATTTTTTCGCTGGCTGTGGCACAGCCCGTGAGCGGGCATTTTTATCAACCACCGGTATTGGCCCAAGACGACGATCGCGATGTATTTCCCAGAAAGACAGAAACGCTTGATGTGCGCATAGACCAGCTACGACGAGTGGAAGGCGAATACCTGAACTATAAAGATTTTGAAAGTGGCGACGATGTGCGGAGGATAGTGTGGAAAGTATATGCCAAAAATAGGGAGCTGGTGGTGCGCATACCCGAGATGTTCGAGCCGTATGCGTCGCACCTTTATTTCTATGCGTCGTTTCATGCATCTGTAAAAACGCAGTGGCTGAATGAAGGGTATTTCAGGGAAATGCTGAACTACTACAAGAATTGTGTGTGGACAGTGTATGACACACTCGCTAAAAAAGAATGGGAGTTGAAATATGTACCGGATCAGTCGTTCAATGTACCGGAACACTTATCGCGCGATGAGCGTGCAGCGCGCATCATCAGCAACAGTAACTGGCATGCGGATAAGTCGGTGCTTCAATACTTCAATGCAAAACAAGGCACTGTTTTGGTTATCTCTTCCTTGACAGACCCCGATGAGCTCGCCAATACACTGGAGCAATGCGATGCCGGAACTGTGGTCTATTTTGTTAAACTGTCAAAAGTATTCCGTCATTTCGTTGCCTGGAACTGGATAAAGAGATTGATCTTCCTGCCACCGAAAGACAGGTTGAATAAACTACGCGGCAGATGGGTGTTCTCGCCTATCCGGTTGCAAATACAGAAACGTGAGAAAGCCATTGAAGAGTTACTCCGCAGGAGCAACGTTAATAGCGGGACTCTTTAG
- a CDS encoding MBL fold metallo-hydrolase, whose translation MKEQLAHKDTHSLYFEVAPHVWGTKDIFVNMYMVQNPEDSSWVLIDAGLKSSAPKIKKMAAELFGANSRPNAILLTHGHFDHVGSLKKLADEWDVPVYVHYLELPYLSGRSSYPPPDPKVGGGLMSQISWMYPKKPINVESRLHILPPDGRVPFLPGWVYINTPGHAPGHVSYFRQRDKVLIAGDAIVTTNAESVMSVMLQKKKLSGPPKYFTYDWNAARISVKNLSELEPAIVASGHGQPLSGDQMRIDLTNLAVHFNELAIPEKGRYVDDPAVADASGFKYIPPKPRDNIIAYLAIGLGLIVAAGVYLLASKHKKPKSFWKRLRDEYLPKKLRDA comes from the coding sequence ATGAAAGAACAGTTGGCCCACAAGGATACACACTCGCTCTATTTCGAGGTGGCCCCGCATGTCTGGGGAACAAAGGACATATTCGTGAACATGTACATGGTGCAAAATCCTGAGGACAGCTCATGGGTATTGATCGACGCGGGACTTAAGTCTTCGGCGCCTAAGATCAAAAAAATGGCTGCAGAACTGTTTGGAGCTAATAGCAGGCCCAATGCCATATTATTGACTCATGGACATTTCGACCATGTTGGATCGTTGAAAAAACTGGCCGACGAATGGGATGTGCCGGTGTATGTGCACTACCTGGAACTGCCTTACCTGAGCGGCAGATCGTCTTACCCGCCACCTGACCCGAAAGTGGGCGGTGGATTGATGTCACAAATATCGTGGATGTACCCGAAAAAGCCGATCAATGTAGAAAGCAGGCTTCATATACTACCACCTGACGGCCGGGTGCCCTTCCTGCCGGGTTGGGTATATATTAATACACCAGGACATGCACCGGGACATGTAAGTTATTTCCGCCAACGTGATAAAGTACTGATAGCTGGGGATGCTATTGTAACAACCAATGCCGAATCTGTTATGTCGGTAATGCTGCAAAAGAAAAAGCTTTCTGGTCCGCCAAAATATTTTACGTACGACTGGAATGCTGCGCGCATTTCTGTAAAGAACCTTTCGGAACTGGAACCGGCAATTGTGGCAAGCGGTCATGGCCAACCGCTGAGTGGTGACCAAATGCGCATTGATCTGACCAACCTTGCCGTTCATTTTAATGAGCTGGCAATACCGGAAAAAGGCCGTTACGTCGACGATCCTGCGGTGGCCGATGCCAGCGGTTTCAAATACATTCCGCCTAAACCAAGGGATAATATTATTGCCTACCTGGCAATAGGGCTGGGATTGATAGTGGCTGCCGGAGTGTACTTGCTGGCCTCTAAACACAAAAAGCCAAAAAGCTTCTGGAAAAGATTGCGTGATGAATATTTGCCTAAAAAATTAAGGGATGCATAA